From Cellulophaga lytica DSM 7489, a single genomic window includes:
- a CDS encoding DUF1501 domain-containing protein, whose amino-acid sequence MSEKKILEERSLILNRRNFLGKAALGVGGTALASLMGCSFFNKSEAGILTPANSISGSKGALSSLHHPAKIKRVIYLFQSGGPSQLELFDYKPLLNVRRGEDLPESIRNGQRLTGMTSGQDKFPLVGSQFDFKQYGKNGTWISDLLPYTAKMVDDLCFIKSMHTEAINHDPAVTFFQTGSQQPGRPSIGSWLSYGIGSENDNLPAFTVLLSRGSGRPQGQPLYTRLWGNGFLHSLHQGVQFRAAKDPVLYLNDPKGTTKDTKRAILDKLAALNEKQYEEFGDPEIQSRISQYEMAYRMQTSVPDVMNIDDEPDYIYKMYGSDAKIPGTYAANCLLARKLAEKDVRFIQLYHMGWDQHDNLPGAIEKQAKDVDQASAALVADLKQRGLLEDTLIVWGGEFGRTNYSQGILTADNYGRDHHPRSFTMWMAGGGIKPGISYGETDDFGYNIVKNPVHVHDFQATMMHLLGIDHKKLTYKYQGRRFRLTDVEGHVIKDILS is encoded by the coding sequence ATGAGCGAGAAAAAAATACTAGAAGAAAGATCGTTAATCCTAAACCGTAGAAACTTTTTAGGCAAAGCAGCTTTAGGAGTCGGTGGCACCGCTTTAGCATCATTAATGGGTTGTAGCTTTTTTAATAAAAGTGAAGCTGGAATATTAACACCAGCAAATTCAATAAGCGGTTCTAAAGGCGCTTTAAGTAGTTTGCATCATCCTGCAAAAATAAAAAGAGTCATTTATTTGTTTCAAAGTGGTGGTCCGTCTCAATTAGAGTTGTTTGATTATAAACCACTTTTAAATGTACGCCGAGGTGAAGATTTACCAGAATCTATTAGAAACGGGCAACGTTTAACTGGTATGACATCTGGGCAAGATAAGTTTCCGTTGGTTGGCTCCCAATTTGATTTTAAACAGTACGGTAAAAATGGAACTTGGATTAGTGATTTACTGCCTTACACCGCTAAAATGGTAGATGATTTGTGTTTTATAAAATCTATGCATACTGAAGCAATTAATCATGACCCAGCAGTAACGTTTTTTCAAACAGGATCACAACAACCCGGTAGACCTAGTATTGGCTCTTGGTTAAGTTATGGTATTGGTAGTGAAAATGATAACCTACCTGCTTTTACAGTATTATTATCTAGAGGTAGCGGAAGACCTCAAGGTCAGCCTTTATATACCAGACTGTGGGGCAACGGGTTTTTACACTCGTTACACCAAGGTGTTCAATTTAGGGCAGCCAAAGATCCTGTATTATATTTAAATGACCCTAAAGGAACTACTAAAGACACCAAACGTGCTATTTTAGATAAATTAGCAGCCTTAAATGAAAAGCAATATGAGGAGTTTGGAGATCCTGAAATACAAAGTAGAATTTCTCAATATGAAATGGCATACAGAATGCAAACCTCTGTACCTGATGTTATGAATATTGATGATGAGCCAGATTATATTTATAAAATGTATGGCTCAGATGCAAAAATACCTGGCACTTATGCTGCAAACTGTTTGCTAGCAAGAAAACTAGCCGAAAAAGATGTACGTTTTATACAGTTGTACCATATGGGTTGGGACCAACATGATAATTTACCAGGCGCTATAGAAAAGCAAGCTAAAGATGTAGACCAAGCCTCTGCTGCGCTTGTAGCAGATTTAAAACAACGTGGTTTATTAGAAGATACGCTTATTGTTTGGGGAGGCGAGTTTGGAAGAACCAACTACTCACAAGGAATATTAACAGCAGATAATTACGGAAGAGATCACCACCCAAGAAGTTTTACAATGTGGATGGCCGGTGGCGGTATTAAACCAGGCATTAGTTATGGTGAAACAGATGATTTTGGATATAACATTGTTAAAAACCCGGTTCATGTACACGATTTTCAGGCCACAATGATGCATTTATTAGGTATAGATCATAAAAAGTTAACCTATAAATATCAAGGTCGTAGATTTAGATTAACAGATGTAGAAGGCCACGTTATTAAAGATATTTTATCTTAA